The Salvelinus fontinalis isolate EN_2023a chromosome 24, ASM2944872v1, whole genome shotgun sequence genome has a segment encoding these proteins:
- the LOC129821776 gene encoding uncharacterized protein LOC129821776 → MIQLSEMEILLKDYDAPVKRLRACLQSSQEDNQELENMKKQWDIRAGEMEAFHLQLQERFEHIQKLKAVWGLMEPLKEHHGGDARIPSATNTQSTDIKSEENIEIEVIVMKDSTLIKTTLEEVNRGLQDTNCQLEEKNAALHQELHSTEKMYRQTLNELTNALIQGKHEEKQHIDTLQDKIQTISLKASATEHALAMEKNETALLRQRIVQLTSKKLKIGIPGFLIKNIPKRPKTTKTNKPFLKTCKVLKAFKALFKR, encoded by the exons ATGATTCAATTGTCTGAAATGGAGATACTG TTGAAGGACTATGACGCGCCAGTGAAAAGGTTGCGGGCATGCCTGCAGTCCTCTCAGGAGGATAATCAGGAGCTGGAG AATATGAAGAAACAATGGGACATCAGAGCTGGAGAAATGGAGGCATTTCATCTACAGCTCCAGGAGCGTTTTGAACACATACAGAAACTGAAAGCTGTT TGGGGACTGATGGAACCACTTAAAGAGCATCACGGTGGGGATGCCAGGATCCCTAGTGCCACCAACACCCAATCTACCG ATATCAAGAGTGAGGAAAACATTGAGATCGAGGTCATTGTGATGAAGGATTCAACCTTA ATCAAAACCACACTGGAGGAGGTGAACAGGGGTCTTCAGG ACACAAATTGTCAGCTTGAAGAGAAGAATGCCGCTCTACATCAAGAACTCCACAGCACTGAGAAGATGTATAGACAGACTCTAAACGAGCT GACCAATGCCCTGATTCAAGGCAAACATGAGGAAAAGCAACAT ATTGACACGCTACAAGACAAAATCCAGACCATATCT CTGAAAGCCTCTGCTACCGAGCATGCTCTGGCCATGGAGAAGAATGAGACAGCGCTACTCCGCCAGAG GATTGTTCAACTAACCTCAAAGAAGCTGAAAATAGGAATACCTGGGTTCCTGATCAAGAACATTCCCAAGCGCCCGAAAACAACCAAGACCAACAAGCCCTTCTTGAAGACCTGCAAAGTTCTGAAAGCTTTCAAAGCACTATTCAAGAGATGA